The Nitrososphaerota archaeon sequence CATTCTCATTTCAATTATTCCTGGTATGATTACTTTTACACCATAATTAAGATCTTCTTCAATTTTATTAAGGAAATCTTTCAATTTTTCATATTCCTCTTCTTTTGACATGAATTTAATAGTAAAAAATCTACTTATATAATTTGTGTTTTTAAAATAAATTTTCAAATTTTATTTTCCTTTTTTAGAAACAAATTTATTTCCTTTAATAAAAAATCTAAGTTCTCTCTTTAAATCTTTACTTACACCAATTCTATGAGAAGAACAAATTTCAATTTCTTCTTTCCTTCCTTCTATAATTGTAATTGGGCTTTCAATACTTGTAACAAAAATTCCATTTAATTCTTTAGTTATTTTTAAAGCTTTTGTTAATTTTCCTGGTCCATTAGTTAATTCAAAAATATTTTTTACTTTTCTATTCTTAATCATTTCTTCTATTCCATCAATTGGCTCTATTGCTCTTATTAAAATAGCTCCTGCTTTTCCTTTTTCATGTGCAACAATATTAAAAAGCCAATTTGCATGAACATTATAAATTAATGCTTTTCCTGGCTCATCATAAAGTAATTTTACAACATATTTTGGCTTTCCAAGATATGCTCTAGATGCAGGGTCTTCTTTACCATAATATGCTTCCACTTCAACAATTTTACCAGAAAGTATTTTAGAATTAATTTTTCTAATTAAAATTTTTCCAAGTAAATCTTTTGCAACTTTTTCTGCCTTTCTTTC is a genomic window containing:
- a CDS encoding DNA-3-methyladenine glycosylase, which encodes MRILSKDFYERKAEKVAKDLLGKILIRKINSKILSGKIVEVEAYYGKEDPASRAYLGKPKYVVKLLYDEPGKALIYNVHANWLFNIVAHEKGKAGAILIRAIEPIDGIEEMIKNRKVKNIFELTNGPGKLTKALKITKELNGIFVTSIESPITIIEGRKEEIEICSSHRIGVSKDLKRELRFFIKGNKFVSKKGK